ATGCGCGGAGCGGATCAAGGCGGAAGTCGGCCCGGTCGACATCCTGATCAATAACGCCGGTATCACACGGGATGCGGGCTTCAGGAAGCTCGACAAAGTCAATTGGGATGCGGTGATCCGCACCAACCTCGACTCGGTGTTCAACATGACGAAGCCGTGGTGCGACAGCATGGTTGAACGAGGCTGGGGCCGCATCATCAACGTGTCGTCGATCATTGGCTGCAAGGGCGGTTTCGGTCAGACGAACTACGCGGCCGCCAAAGCCGGCATGCATGGCTTCACGAAGTCACTGGCGCTCGAAGTGGCGAAGAAAGGCGTCACCGTCAACACGATCTCGCCCGGCTATATCGCCACGAAGATGGTCACGGCGGTGCCCCAGGACATTCTGGACAGCAAGATCATTCCGCAGATTCCGGTCGGCCGCCTCGGGCAGCCGGACGAAGTGGCCGCGCTTGTTCTGTACCTGTGCTCGAGTGAGGCGGCTTTCGTGACCGGAGCCAACATCGCGATCAATGGCGGCCAGCACCTGCAGTGAAACAACCAGGCTTGCAGCCGGGCGACGGAGGTGAGCTGGCATGCAGCCGGTTCACTGCACAACAGGGCGATGGAAGCCTGCGGCCCGGATGGACGGGCTCCGGTGGATCGCCTGAGTCGGTAACGGCAACCGCGCAGGAGAGCGAAATGAGCGACTCGTGGGTAGGCATTGTGATGGGCTCGTTTGTGCTGATGATCGCATCAGTGCTCGTGGCCGGCCACTATCGGCGCGAGCACCGTCGACGACAGCTCCTCCGGAACCTGGACCACCACGACTGGTGCCGCTGGACCCGGACCCGACATTGACAATGTGGCGGGCGATGAAGCGAGAAGGTGAGCCTTCTGGGCGAGGTGGCTATGTCTTGGCACGACCATGCGCAGCAGGAATTGGATCATATCGAGGCCGTGATTTCCCAGTTGGAACACCTAGGTGTCAGCCACCGGACAGAACATTCAAGTGCCGTGATGCACGTGGAATATTGGCGAACGCGCATTCGCACGGTACTGGCGCTTCCTGATGTGCCTCGTCGCGTTGTGGAACAGGGTTCGGCACTACTGGCAAGACTGGATCGGCTTCACCCTGCGCCGCGTGATACCACCATGCATGACCGAAAGTAAGCGGTACCCCAACCCACCGCCGACGTTGCCTTCGTCCAACGTTCAATCATCGCGATGAAGTACGTTTCACGGGGCAAGCGTGTCGTCTACGACCCGCTGTCCGGCGCTGAACCCTGCCATGAGCGCCTCGGCTTCCGTCGCGAAGGGCCGATGATTGTCTGCTATCAGGCGTATCGGCGCAACCGTCGGTCGACTAGCGCCAATCATTTTGATCTGCACGACGGTGATAAAACCACGCGGTGGCAGCAATGTAACGTTGCCAGACGCTTTCCACACTGGTTCAAGCTCCACCGCGATCTCGAAGCCCCTGTACGTATAGATTCTTTTCATCTGTCTATTTGAATTGCGACCCCGCTGTCTCGCACTCTACGAGATCAATTCTTCGACGTGGGTCCCTTCTCCCGTTCCGTAACGGAGGGTTCGCGGAAAGTGTTGAGCAATTTTTTCAGGGGCCGCCATATTGACCTTTCTTTCAAAGTCGGGGCTGGTGGGCCGCACGGATGACATTATGCCCGGCGCGATCAATTTTGAAGTGCAACACCTTGATCTGCTAAGGTGCGCACATGACTACAAGAAAGTATCAGCAGTTGCAGCCTGAAGAACGTATCACTATTGCCAGCATGAAACAGCAGGGTTTGAGCGTGCGGGCCATGGCCCGCACGCTTGACCGCTCAGCTTCGAGCGTCAGCCGTGAACTGGCGCGTAATGCGTGTCCGGTGCGCGGCTACGCTTCGGTAGTCGCGCAGACCATCAGTTCGAACCGGCGGGCTGCAGCGCGCACGCCGGGTAAGCTGAATCCCCAAGGCGCACTGTGGCGCATTGTGCTCAGTCTGCTTAGCTGGAAGTGGTCGCCGCAGCAGATCTCCGGTACGCTGACGCGCATGTGGCCCGATGACCCTTCCATGCACGTCTCGCACGAGACCATCTACAACGCAATCTATGCACACCCGCGCGGCGAACTGCGCCGCCAGCTCATCTCGTGTCTGCGCCAGGCTCGCAGCACGCGAATGCCACGCAGTCGTGGCAACGACAGACGGGGCAAGATCGCCGACATGCTGAGCATCCACGTACGCCCGCCTGAGGTGAACGATCGGGTCATGCCCGGGCACTGGGAGGGAGACTTTATCAAGGGTGCGGGCAACCAGTCCTCCGTGGGAGTTCTGGTCGAGCGCACCAGCCGGCTTGTCCTGCTCGCGAAGATGGAGGATGCCACCGCCGCCTCAGCGCTGGCCGGCTTCACCGCCAAACTGAACTCCATCGCCACGCCACTGCGTCAGAGCCTGACCTATGATCAGGGCAAGGAGATGGCGCGGCATCCGGAACTCACCGCCGCCACCGGCGTGCGCGTGTATTTCTGTGACCCGCACAGTCCGTGGCAGCGTGGCACCTGTGAGAACACCAACGGACTGCTACGCCAGTATCTGCCCAAGGGCACCGATCTCTCGGTCTACAGCCAGGATGAACTTGACGACATCGCCGACAGCCTGAACAGCAGGCCCCGTGCTACCCACGCCTTTCACTCGCCTCTGGAAGTCTTTGCGCGCATGCTCGAGACCAACACGCAAACACCTTCAACCCTTCATTAACCTGTTGCATTTCGGTTTTGAAACCGCCCCCTCAATACCGCTACGGCAAATGATCGACGTCACTGGCGAGCGTTGTCGAGGCATCGCCGCGTCGAAGGGCCGCTCGCCCCTCATGAGTTGACGTTCGCGAACAGATCGTGACGGGCCGTTCCTGGCCGATCCCTGCCTGACGGCGATCGGCAGCACGCGACCCCGAACGGCCACTCGCCACGCTTTTTGGAGTGTCGAATGCTCATTCGGAAGCGACCGGTCGCGGGCTAGATTTGGACCGCTGGTTGAGCGCTTCACTTTAGTTGCAGTCGCACGGCGATCCTGCAAGGGCACGGCGTTTCAGTTTGAAGCCAGCCAGGTTGATCCCACCTTCGGCAGCGAGAAGCAAGACCGCGATCCAGATCGGAATATACGTTAACCACTGTTCCGCATGGATTCGCTCTCCAAGCATCAGGGAGACCATCACCATCAGAACTGGCTCAACATACCCCAGCAATCCGAACAGCCCGAATGGAAGCAGCCGGTTCGCAGCCGTATAGGCCATAAAAGCGGCAGCACTGATGATAGCGAGCAAACAAAGCAAAACGCTCAGGTGCGGGGCGGTAGAAAAAGCATCGTGTGGCGTGCGGGAGACAAAGCAGAACGCAGCGGGCAAGGTTAGCGTGACGTCAAACCAGAGGCCGCCAAGGTGAGCCGTATTCAGCCTGCGCCGCAGAGCGAAATACGCAGGGAACCCGAGACAGACAAAGAGCGATGTCCAGGATACGCCGCCAACTTGATAGAATTCGTTAGCGACGCCGATGGCTGCGGATGCGGCCGCGAGCTTCTGCATACCGCTCAGTCTCTCTTTGTAGAAGTAGCGGCCAACAAGCAGCATCACCAATGGAAGGAGGAAGTAGCCCATGGAGACGTTAAGCGCCTGGCCATTGAGCGGGGCCCACATGAACAGCCATTGCTGGCTTCCCAGAAGCGCGCTGCTCAGCACAAGGTAAAGGAATAGCTGAGGACGCTTTCTGATCCGGAAACACAATGCCTTAACCTTGCTCCACTCGCCAGTTGCAATCAAGAAAACGGTGATGCAAGGCATCATGAGAACCATCCGCCAGCCAAATATCAACTCGCCCGTCAGCGGGTGCAGCAACGTAGAGTAATAGTACAAACCCGCAAAGAGGCTTGTGGCTGTGATGGACAAAGCTACACCTTTCAACACGTCGTTCTCCTATTTAAGGCTCGTCATCGCAGAGGAAAATCCCACGGTGCTCCGTGCCTGAATCGGCTTTCGATCCAGCTTTTGAAGGCAGACACCGGTGCTGCTTCATATTTGGCGGAAGGCCGGACAAAAGATATGTCTCCCGCTGAATCCAGTTCCCAATCCGGCAGTACGCGGACCAGTCGTCCTTGCGATATGTCCTGATTCATAAGCCACTCCCCCGCGCCGACAATTCCTGCTCCCGAAACTGCGGCTGCTAGCAACGTGTCGCTATCGTTAGTCGTTAAACTTCCGTCGACAGGACAGGTGTGTCGCTCCTCTCCACGAACCAGCTTCCATTCCGGGTATGATGTGAATCCGCTAAAGCGAAGGCAATTGTGATTTATCAAATCGGCCGGTCCTGCGGGGTGGCCTCGCCTTTTGACATAGGACGGTGCAGCGCCCAGAATCCGGCGATGCGTGCTCAGTTTTTTTGCTACCAGTCGGCTGTCTTCAAGCTCACCGATACGTATAGCTGCGTCGAACCCTTCGCGTATCAGATCGACAAATCGCTCATCAAACTCAGCAACCACTTTTACCGCCGGATACGTCTCCATAAACTCTGGCAGTATCGGTGCAATCCATCGACGCCCCATCGAAGCAGGGAGCGCCAGTCTCAAATTTCCTCGGACGTCGGCAGATTCACTTGCTGCCTGCCGCTCTGCATCACTGATCATCGCCATTGCGATTTGCAGACGCGACGCCATATCTAGCCCAACCTGGGTCAATCGAACATGTCGCGTCGATCGCTCCATCAATCGGACGCCAAGTCGTGCCTCCATCGCGGCTATCCGCTTCGAAAGCACGGTCGGGTGGCGGTTCAAAAGCTTCCCGGCTGCAACGAAGCTGCCTTGCTTTGCCACCGCAAGGAAGGCTGCGATTTCGTCAGAGTGACGGTTATCGAAAATATTGGCGTATTCCATTGGTCCGTCCGAAAGGTTGAACGAGATCGATTGCGCTGATTTCGTGATCGACGCGTCCGACCGTCTCCCGATGACCTTTCGATGCGTCAAATTATGGGAAAGTCGGACTCGTGCATCAAGCGGGATAAGTGCAGATAATTGCTGCACATGATGCAGCAATTCCGCAACGAATGGCAGGGAAACCGGGAGACT
The DNA window shown above is from Paraburkholderia sp. BL10I2N1 and carries:
- the phbB gene encoding acetoacetyl-CoA reductase, producing MTKQVALVTGGMGGLGEAISIKLHDAGYTVVVTCSPQNTGADRWRARMEADGRRFRAFAVDVADYDSCQLCAERIKAEVGPVDILINNAGITRDAGFRKLDKVNWDAVIRTNLDSVFNMTKPWCDSMVERGWGRIINVSSIIGCKGGFGQTNYAAAKAGMHGFTKSLALEVAKKGVTVNTISPGYIATKMVTAVPQDILDSKIIPQIPVGRLGQPDEVAALVLYLCSSEAAFVTGANIAINGGQHLQ
- a CDS encoding IS30 family transposase, whose amino-acid sequence is MTTRKYQQLQPEERITIASMKQQGLSVRAMARTLDRSASSVSRELARNACPVRGYASVVAQTISSNRRAAARTPGKLNPQGALWRIVLSLLSWKWSPQQISGTLTRMWPDDPSMHVSHETIYNAIYAHPRGELRRQLISCLRQARSTRMPRSRGNDRRGKIADMLSIHVRPPEVNDRVMPGHWEGDFIKGAGNQSSVGVLVERTSRLVLLAKMEDATAASALAGFTAKLNSIATPLRQSLTYDQGKEMARHPELTAATGVRVYFCDPHSPWQRGTCENTNGLLRQYLPKGTDLSVYSQDELDDIADSLNSRPRATHAFHSPLEVFARMLETNTQTPSTLH
- the rarD gene encoding EamA family transporter RarD produces the protein MLKGVALSITATSLFAGLYYYSTLLHPLTGELIFGWRMVLMMPCITVFLIATGEWSKVKALCFRIRKRPQLFLYLVLSSALLGSQQWLFMWAPLNGQALNVSMGYFLLPLVMLLVGRYFYKERLSGMQKLAAASAAIGVANEFYQVGGVSWTSLFVCLGFPAYFALRRRLNTAHLGGLWFDVTLTLPAAFCFVSRTPHDAFSTAPHLSVLLCLLAIISAAAFMAYTAANRLLPFGLFGLLGYVEPVLMVMVSLMLGERIHAEQWLTYIPIWIAVLLLAAEGGINLAGFKLKRRALAGSPCDCN
- a CDS encoding LysR family transcriptional regulator — protein: MEYANIFDNRHSDEIAAFLAVAKQGSFVAAGKLLNRHPTVLSKRIAAMEARLGVRLMERSTRHVRLTQVGLDMASRLQIAMAMISDAERQAASESADVRGNLRLALPASMGRRWIAPILPEFMETYPAVKVVAEFDERFVDLIREGFDAAIRIGELEDSRLVAKKLSTHRRILGAAPSYVKRRGHPAGPADLINHNCLRFSGFTSYPEWKLVRGEERHTCPVDGSLTTNDSDTLLAAAVSGAGIVGAGEWLMNQDISQGRLVRVLPDWELDSAGDISFVRPSAKYEAAPVSAFKSWIESRFRHGAPWDFPLR